In a genomic window of Sphingomonas koreensis:
- a CDS encoding ribonuclease HII has protein sequence MPDLLYETRHGIHGPVAGVDEAGRGPLAGPVVAAAVILDPACVPPGIDDSKALTAAKRAALHDAILGCARVGLGICTVEEIDRLNIFWATMLAMTRAVAALDVAPGFVLVDGNRCPDWDHRSEAVVGGDALCLSIAAASIVAKQHRDALMIELDAMHPGYGWASNKGYAAKVHQQALRTLGPTPHHRRSFAPVAQAELDFGPAVRAL, from the coding sequence ATGCCTGACCTCCTCTACGAAACCCGCCACGGCATCCATGGCCCCGTCGCCGGGGTGGATGAGGCCGGGCGCGGCCCGCTCGCCGGCCCGGTGGTCGCCGCCGCGGTGATCCTCGATCCCGCCTGCGTGCCGCCGGGCATCGACGATTCGAAGGCGCTCACCGCGGCGAAGCGCGCCGCGCTGCACGACGCGATCCTCGGCTGCGCGCGCGTGGGGCTGGGCATCTGCACCGTCGAGGAGATCGACCGGCTCAACATCTTCTGGGCGACGATGCTGGCGATGACCCGCGCGGTCGCCGCGCTCGACGTCGCGCCGGGCTTCGTGCTGGTCGACGGCAATCGCTGCCCCGACTGGGACCATCGATCCGAAGCGGTGGTCGGCGGCGATGCCCTCTGCCTGTCGATCGCCGCCGCCTCGATCGTCGCCAAGCAGCATCGCGACGCGCTGATGATCGAGCTCGACGCGATGCACCCCGGCTATGGCTGGGCCAGCAACAAGGGCTACGCCGCGAAAGTCCATCAGCAGGCGTTGCGCACCCTCGGCCCGACCCCGCATCACCGCCGCAGCTTCGCCCCGGTCGCACAGGCGGAACTCGATTTCGGCCCGGCAGTGCGCGCTCTTTGA
- the thiD gene encoding bifunctional hydroxymethylpyrimidine kinase/phosphomethylpyrimidine kinase, whose translation MIPRILIIAGSDSGGGAGIQADIKTVTMLGGHAMTAIAAITAQNTLGVTAVHPVPVDMVLAQIDAVVSDIGVDAVKIGMIGSADIANAVAHRLEALPGVPVVFDPVMIATSGSILADADTIAAFERLMRLAAVVTPNLPELEALGGRDAVLGHGCHLAEKGGHAEGECVHDQLFAPGGARVAETVEPRFDTLHTHGTGCSFASALATGLGAGLPVAQAFTRAVRYVRAAIRHAPGLGAGHGPIGHALGSVPFDRLDPDA comes from the coding sequence ATGATTCCCCGCATCCTCATCATCGCCGGTTCGGACTCGGGCGGCGGCGCGGGCATTCAGGCGGACATCAAGACCGTGACCATGCTCGGCGGGCACGCGATGACCGCGATCGCCGCGATCACCGCGCAGAACACGCTGGGCGTCACCGCCGTCCACCCGGTCCCGGTCGACATGGTCCTCGCCCAGATCGATGCGGTGGTCAGCGACATCGGCGTCGACGCGGTGAAGATCGGCATGATCGGCTCGGCCGACATCGCCAACGCGGTCGCCCACCGGCTCGAAGCCTTGCCCGGCGTCCCGGTCGTGTTCGATCCGGTGATGATCGCGACCAGCGGCTCGATCCTCGCCGATGCCGATACGATCGCCGCGTTCGAGCGGCTGATGCGGCTCGCGGCGGTCGTCACGCCCAATCTGCCCGAGCTCGAAGCGCTGGGCGGCCGCGATGCCGTACTCGGCCATGGCTGTCACCTCGCCGAGAAGGGCGGCCATGCCGAGGGCGAGTGCGTCCACGACCAGCTCTTCGCCCCTGGCGGCGCGCGGGTGGCCGAGACGGTCGAGCCGCGCTTCGACACCCTCCACACCCACGGCACCGGTTGCAGCTTCGCCAGTGCGCTCGCCACCGGGCTTGGCGCCGGACTGCCCGTCGCCCAGGCCTTCACCCGCGCCGTCCGCTATGTCCGCGCCGCGATCCGCCACGCCCCCGGCCTCGGTGCCGGCCACGGCCCGATCGGCCATGCGCTCGGCAGCGTCCCGTTCGACCGGCTCGACCCCGATGCCTGA